The genomic window GGCATGCCGACCGCGCTGCAGTTGACCGCGGAAGTGCTGCTCTCCAACGGCTCGAACGACACCCGGGAGGCGACCTGGAAGTCCTCGGACACCGTGGTGGCCAGGGTCACGAACATGGGCCTCGTGCAGGGGGCTTCGAAGATCGGCACCGCGTCCATCTCGGCGACCTCGGCCGACGGCAAGGCCAGCGCCTCGGTCGTCGTGACGGTCAAGAGCCACGGCAAGGTCAAGGTGATCATCCGATGAGCACTCGTCGGCCGGAAGCGGCCAGGCCCGAAAGGCACATGGCGGCCGCCGCGCCGCTGCTGCTCCTGGTCGCCTGCGCCTCCCTCCCGCCAGCCAAGCCTGCGCCGGGGCCGGCAATCCGGGCGGAGGGCCGCCAAGGCGCCGCCCGGGCACCGCGGAACCCCGTCGATTGGGGCCAGGTTTCCTTCACCGTCGCCTGGCCGCAGGCCGCCCGGCAGCTGGCATACATCCACCCCGACACGATCACCATCTCGCTCGACGCCTTCGATGCGGGGGGCGCGGAACTCAAGACCTCCACCGGCGTGAAGGTGGCCGGCACGCTCGAGAAGCCGGTGCCGCCCGCCACCGAGTCGACGCTCACGTTCACCGAGGTCCCGTCCGGGTCGGCCCGTTTCGTGGCGGTCGCCAAGAACGGCGCGGGGACCGAACTGGCGACCGGCAGCACGACCGTGGCCGTCGAGGGCAACGCCGAGACCGAGGCGGCGATCGTCCTGGGCCTGCCGGGCAGGCCGCGAATCTACAGCTTCTCGCCCACTTCCGGTGGCGTCGGCACGACGGTGACGGTCCTGGGAGACAACCTGGAC from Candidatus Tanganyikabacteria bacterium includes these protein-coding regions:
- a CDS encoding Ig-like domain-containing protein, which encodes ATPGATATPGATPTPTASPAGTPTPTPTPAPTAPPALSVTISPSTNLAVHLPPPAGATPLPGMPTALQLTAEVLLSNGSNDTREATWKSSDTVVARVTNMGLVQGASKIGTASISATSADGKASASVVVTVKSHGKVKVIIR
- a CDS encoding IPT/TIG domain-containing protein, which codes for MSTRRPEAARPERHMAAAAPLLLLVACASLPPAKPAPGPAIRAEGRQGAARAPRNPVDWGQVSFTVAWPQAARQLAYIHPDTITISLDAFDAGGAELKTSTGVKVAGTLEKPVPPATESTLTFTEVPSGSARFVAVAKNGAGTELATGSTTVAVEGNAETEAAIVLGLPGRPRIYSFSPTSGGVGTTVTVLGDNLDANVTGGYPGFKVIAKVNQQTAVGSALSSQRMTFQVPAGAMPGKITVGWTADGVTETVDSTESFNVTGSM